Sequence from the candidate division WOR-3 bacterium genome:
TCGCGCAGTCCGTAGGTCCGAATGTCCCGGTAGAGCACGTAGACTTCGGTATCGGGATTGAGTTCCTTGAGTTTGAGAGCATTCTTGACCGCCTCAGCGCAGCAGATACGCGAGCAGTACGGCCGCTCGGGCTCGCGCGAACCGACGCACTGAACCATGACGACGGACCGGAAAGAAAAGGGGTCTAGGGGTCCAGGATTCGAGGATTCTAGTGCCTGTTCCAGCTCCTTCTGGCTGACGATGCGCGGGCTCTGTCCGTAGCAGTACTCGGTTGGGGTGCGGTACTGCGCGCCAGTCGCTACCACGACGACGCCATGCTTGAACGACTCCTCCTTCCTCTCTCCTCCCACGTCCCTCTGTATCGTCGTCTGGAAGTTCCCAACAAAGCCATCGATTGCCTTGATTCCGGCGCCGGTAAAGACCTTGATGCGCGGGTGGCATCCGGCTTTGGCCGCGAGGTCCGCGAGGCGCGCTCTGACGTCATCCCCCTCTACTGTCCTGGCAATAGACCGAGCGTTGCCACCGAGCGTCTTCTCCTGCTCGACGAGGAAGACGTCGAACCCCTCGCCGGCCAGGGCCAGTGCCGCTGTCATCCCGGCTACGCCACCGCCGATAACGAGCCCGGCTTTGGTAACCGGCAACTTCACCTTCGGCAGCGGCTTGAGGCGCAGGGCTCGCGCCACCGCCATTTTGACCAGGTCTTTCGACTTCTCGGTGGCCCGGTCCGGCTCTTTCATGTGCACCCAGGAACACTGGTCGCGGATGTTGGTCATGGCGAACAGGTGCGGGTTCAGGCCGGCCTCGGTAACCGTGGCCTGGAACAACGGCTCGTGGGTCCGCGGGGAGCACGACGCCACCACGACCCGGTTGAGCCGGTGCTCGCGAATACGGTCCTTGATCTTGTCCTGCGTGTCGCCGGAACAGGAGTACAGGTTCTCCTCCGCGTACACGACATGGGGCAGACTGCGGGCGAACTCGGTGACTTCCGGCACGCGGACTATGCCGCCGATGTTGATTCCGCAGTGGCAGACAAAGACCCCGATGCGCGGCGCGGCACCGCGCACATCGGTCTCCGCCGGCATCTCCTTGACCACGGCCAGCTGGCCCCGCTCCGCCGAGAGCATCTCCTCGGCCGCGGCGGCAGCGCCCGAAGCACCGGTCACGGTCTCCGGTATTGCCATCGGCTGCGCGAAGCTGCCGGCGACCCCGATGCCGGCGCGGCTCGTAGCGGTCGGTGACCACGAGTCGGTGGTGGCGAACCCGAAGCGATCCAACTCGATGTCGAGCCGCTTCGACAGCTCCGCCAGTTCCGGCGGCGGCACGAATCCGCAGGAGAGCACCACGAGGTCGAATTCCTCTGAACGCTGGCCCGAGTCGCCGGCGAAGCGCAGCACGAGGTTCCTGGTCTGCGGGTCCTCGCGGACCTCCGCGACCCGCGCCCGCAACAGCCTGACTCCGTACTGCTGTTCGGCCCGTTCGACGTACTTGTCGAAATCCTTGCCGTAGGAGCGCATATCCATGTAGAAGACGGTCGGCTCTACGTCCTTCGCGTGCTCCTTGGCTATGACCGCTTCCTTGACCGCATACATGCAGCACATCGCCGAGCAGTAGCCGCGCTCGACCGAGTCGTCACGCGAGCCGACGCACTGGAGCCAGGCTATGCGCTTCGGTTCCTTGCCGTCTGAAGGCCGCTTAACGTGACCGGAGTACGGTCCCGAGGCCGAGAGAATTCGCTCGAACTCGAGGCTGGTCACCACGTTTGGATAGCGCCCGTGACCGTACTCGGGTCGCAGCACGGTCGGCGCTATCTTCGAGCCGGCGGTGACAACGATTGAGCCGACCTCGACTTCGAACTCCTGGTCCTGCTGGGTGTAGTCGATGGCACCCGCCTTGCAGGCTTTCTGGCACGCCCCGCACTTGTCCTTCGTGAACTTCAGGCACTGCGCGCGGTCGATCGTGGGCGCATTGGGCACCGCCTGCGCGTACA
This genomic interval carries:
- a CDS encoding CoB--CoM heterodisulfide reductase iron-sulfur subunit A family protein, with the translated sequence MPEPSTGKVGAVLVVGGGIGGVQASLDLADSGYKVYLVERASAIGGVMAMLDKTFPTNDCSMCILSPKLVAAGRHENIELLTQTEVLGVTGEPGNLRVKLRRHARSVDLAKCTGCGDCLTKCPVRDLTNDFEGGLNKRRAIYRLYAQAVPNAPTIDRAQCLKFTKDKCGACQKACKAGAIDYTQQDQEFEVEVGSIVVTAGSKIAPTVLRPEYGHGRYPNVVTSLEFERILSASGPYSGHVKRPSDGKEPKRIAWLQCVGSRDDSVERGYCSAMCCMYAVKEAVIAKEHAKDVEPTVFYMDMRSYGKDFDKYVERAEQQYGVRLLRARVAEVREDPQTRNLVLRFAGDSGQRSEEFDLVVLSCGFVPPPELAELSKRLDIELDRFGFATTDSWSPTATSRAGIGVAGSFAQPMAIPETVTGASGAAAAAEEMLSAERGQLAVVKEMPAETDVRGAAPRIGVFVCHCGINIGGIVRVPEVTEFARSLPHVVYAEENLYSCSGDTQDKIKDRIREHRLNRVVVASCSPRTHEPLFQATVTEAGLNPHLFAMTNIRDQCSWVHMKEPDRATEKSKDLVKMAVARALRLKPLPKVKLPVTKAGLVIGGGVAGMTAALALAGEGFDVFLVEQEKTLGGNARSIARTVEGDDVRARLADLAAKAGCHPRIKVFTGAGIKAIDGFVGNFQTTIQRDVGGERKEESFKHGVVVVATGAQYRTPTEYCYGQSPRIVSQKELEQALESSNPGPLDPFSFRSVVMVQCVGSREPERPYCSRICCAEAVKNALKLKELNPDTEVYVLYRDIRTYGLREEYYRQARQKGVVFIRYTPERKPEVRIEAGRPLVTGFDPILNQAIEFAPDLLVLSSGLVPQAGSEQLAQMLKVPLNAEGFFLEAHMKLRPVDFATEGVFMAGLCHFPKFIDEATAQAQAAAGRVATILSRDTLEAEATVASVNPDRCSACHMCEGLCAYRAIEVKTINERTRKQAAVVNEALCKGCGACAANCRSLAIDIRGFQSENISREIAALLD